The following are encoded in a window of Solidesulfovibrio magneticus RS-1 genomic DNA:
- a CDS encoding DUF3987 domain-containing protein: protein MANDKNAKKTTDQEEDKDEVLKQKVATVEDQLDNTGVTIDTRGFPSLIKDYIECVRAQTGCDEISATVNTLSLISSVVQKSVCIPKNDLPTKKEGYFQKLYPNLWMIEVNKSGGFKTTAQRIAHGPAYAIQEIIANYNKSKIGSGVVDNLKGAQCQEKDGLYEKNIFLPTRTTFAALLDVLSKKNGGLILSSEFGTWLQQLTGGISSMSMRSTMADLYDVPRFYETATKTGGSITLEEPFISICGATTHSQIAKLLNEEDVLSGFLPRFLLFLPPIKDDIPKALPSVNVNSKYSRVESGMIKFLTSIHDKKEFSLSNGAKRAFNDVHESMYNQVRRETKQIKDYIEPFLRRWSPYILKIAMLLRLAEDEKSTILERLDIEGGGHVVKCAYTSTKWLLSNFILESEVAKRSKAILRYIAKEGGSCIRPKLLKNNGNFNADQMDKIIKYLEETNQIIVIANNLKGKTVYQIA, encoded by the coding sequence ATGGCAAATGACAAAAACGCCAAGAAGACTACTGACCAGGAAGAAGACAAAGACGAGGTGTTAAAGCAAAAGGTTGCGACCGTAGAAGATCAACTTGACAATACTGGTGTTACAATTGACACGAGAGGATTCCCAAGTCTTATTAAAGATTATATCGAGTGTGTTCGGGCTCAAACAGGTTGCGATGAAATATCTGCCACTGTCAATACACTAAGCCTTATTTCGTCAGTTGTTCAAAAGTCTGTCTGCATTCCTAAAAATGACCTGCCGACAAAAAAAGAAGGCTATTTCCAAAAACTTTATCCAAACCTGTGGATGATTGAAGTTAATAAATCCGGTGGGTTTAAGACCACGGCGCAGCGTATTGCTCATGGTCCAGCTTATGCGATACAAGAAATCATAGCAAATTATAATAAATCTAAGATCGGGTCAGGCGTAGTTGACAATCTGAAGGGGGCACAATGTCAAGAAAAAGATGGACTGTATGAGAAAAATATATTTTTGCCAACAAGAACGACTTTCGCGGCACTTCTTGATGTGTTGTCTAAGAAGAACGGTGGCTTAATATTAAGCTCCGAATTCGGAACATGGTTGCAGCAACTTACAGGCGGCATCTCGAGCATGTCGATGCGCTCAACTATGGCAGATTTGTATGATGTCCCTCGGTTTTATGAAACAGCCACCAAGACAGGTGGATCAATAACTCTCGAGGAGCCATTTATATCTATTTGCGGCGCAACAACGCACAGTCAAATTGCAAAATTATTGAACGAAGAAGATGTTCTTTCTGGATTCTTGCCGAGGTTTCTTTTGTTTCTGCCTCCGATCAAGGATGACATTCCAAAGGCGTTGCCGAGCGTTAATGTCAACAGCAAATACAGTCGCGTAGAGTCAGGTATGATTAAATTTTTAACAAGTATCCACGACAAAAAAGAATTTTCTTTGTCCAATGGCGCAAAGAGAGCATTTAACGATGTTCATGAATCGATGTACAATCAAGTTCGGCGCGAAACAAAACAAATAAAGGATTATATAGAACCATTCTTAAGAAGATGGTCGCCATACATATTGAAAATAGCAATGTTACTTCGTCTTGCAGAAGATGAAAAGTCGACAATTCTGGAACGCCTTGACATTGAAGGAGGCGGCCACGTTGTTAAGTGTGCATACACGTCGACAAAGTGGCTTTTAAGCAATTTTATTCTGGAGTCAGAAGTTGCTAAGCGATCAAAAGCAATTCTGAGATACATAGCAAAAGAAGGAGGCTCGTGTATTCGCCCAAAATTATTAAAAAACAATGGCAATTTCAATGCTGATCAGATGGATAAGATTATTAAATATCTGGAAGAGACAAACCAAATCATAGTCATTGCCAACAATTTAAAGGGCAAGACGGTTTACCAAATAGCTTAA